One genomic region from Kineobactrum salinum encodes:
- a CDS encoding gamma-glutamyltransferase, whose amino-acid sequence MTEKTRYIINPGPKTPVHGMRAAVTTDNAIVTETMMNTLYAGGNAADAVVSGAMVQAAVEPFMTNHAGLVTMLYYEAKTGTIHQLDSIGAHASGLPPFKPVPPGMGGYSALPPSAIIPGFMPGMKAIHEKFGTRPWGELCEDAVYWAETGHPVSTFEHGMNVFGEKFITYFPGGRDFYQPNGYFPNVGDIFTPSGMAETLRGVRDHGPDYMIIGPWAEAFVARGNDLGWKVRMDHMIETPPRWVDPLRFQYNEYELVFLGPPQAQGFFTGVALGILKHLGIRDMEPGSAEHIWAMGHALRQGARHWEYAHDEQFFDVPRDAVLDDSYHAHLAKLIRGSRPKVDLSDHIRLSGDSAASSGDYLSQFAGSAGRPRLAKHDEMPPTGSCEIAVVDAEGNWCQFMDTLQGSGIPGQVVAGIPMVGSHATFGHLQSSMDAILIKGAKQRSVIGNTLVLKDGQPVFSAGSPGNIHCTLPQVLSYLLDFKLDPYAAVDAPRMLPMSESRTMVIEDRLASGVVEDLNKLGVRVGALPAYDYHMGSFSVIARDEASGALTAVADPRRCAVADGILAS is encoded by the coding sequence ATGACTGAGAAGACCCGCTATATCATTAATCCCGGGCCCAAGACTCCGGTTCACGGGATGAGGGCGGCGGTCACCACCGACAATGCAATCGTCACTGAAACAATGATGAATACTTTATACGCAGGCGGGAATGCAGCTGACGCGGTTGTCTCAGGCGCCATGGTGCAAGCCGCCGTCGAACCATTCATGACCAACCACGCCGGCCTGGTCACCATGCTCTACTATGAGGCTAAGACAGGCACGATCCATCAACTCGACAGCATCGGCGCTCATGCATCCGGCCTACCCCCATTCAAGCCTGTTCCCCCCGGTATGGGTGGTTATTCGGCGCTGCCGCCCTCTGCGATCATCCCCGGCTTCATGCCGGGGATGAAGGCCATCCATGAAAAATTCGGTACCAGACCGTGGGGGGAGTTGTGCGAGGACGCCGTGTACTGGGCCGAGACGGGTCATCCCGTCTCCACGTTCGAACATGGCATGAACGTGTTTGGCGAGAAGTTCATCACCTATTTTCCCGGGGGACGCGATTTCTACCAGCCCAACGGCTATTTCCCGAATGTGGGTGATATCTTCACGCCATCCGGCATGGCCGAGACCCTGCGCGGTGTCCGCGACCATGGGCCCGATTATATGATCATCGGGCCATGGGCCGAGGCCTTCGTCGCCAGGGGCAACGACCTCGGCTGGAAGGTGCGGATGGATCACATGATCGAAACCCCGCCGCGATGGGTCGACCCCCTCCGCTTCCAGTATAATGAGTATGAGTTGGTTTTCCTGGGTCCGCCCCAAGCGCAGGGTTTCTTCACTGGCGTTGCGCTCGGTATTCTCAAGCATCTCGGCATACGCGACATGGAGCCGGGCTCGGCCGAGCATATTTGGGCGATGGGTCACGCTCTGCGGCAAGGTGCGCGACACTGGGAATATGCGCATGATGAACAGTTCTTCGACGTCCCGCGCGATGCGGTGCTCGACGACAGCTATCATGCACATCTCGCAAAACTCATCCGTGGTTCGCGGCCCAAGGTCGACCTCAGCGATCATATCCGTCTCTCGGGTGACAGCGCAGCGAGCAGCGGTGATTATCTGTCACAGTTCGCCGGATCGGCCGGCAGGCCACGGCTCGCAAAGCATGATGAGATGCCGCCTACCGGCAGTTGCGAAATTGCGGTGGTCGATGCCGAAGGTAACTGGTGCCAGTTCATGGACACTCTCCAGGGCTCCGGCATTCCTGGCCAAGTGGTGGCCGGCATCCCGATGGTTGGCAGCCATGCGACCTTTGGCCATCTTCAAAGCTCAATGGATGCCATCCTCATCAAGGGCGCGAAACAGCGCTCCGTTATTGGCAACACGCTGGTTCTAAAGGATGGGCAGCCGGTCTTTTCGGCAGGATCACCCGGAAATATTCACTGCACCCTTCCTCAGGTGCTTTCTTATTTGCTCGACTTCAAGCTCGATCCCTATGCTGCGGTCGACGCGCCGCGGATGCTCCCGATGTCCGAGTCCCGCACAATGGTCATCGAGGATCGGCTGGCATCTGGTGTGGTAGAGGACTTGAACAAGCTCGGTGTCCGTGTCGGCGCGCTGCCGGCTTATGATTATCATATGGGCAGCTTCTCGGTAATCGCCCGCGACGAAGCCAGCGGTGCGCTAACCGCGGTCGCCGACCCGCGCCGCTGTGCTGTTGCCGACGGGATCCTTGCATCATAA
- a CDS encoding alpha/beta hydrolase family protein gives MQACAGNRWHLRGPANDGDPRNFSAARRALGGYGRSALAALGFAVVVVDGRGTPLRSKAFSDAGYLAFADTCLDDHVAVLRQLCGRDPALDGERIGIYGHSFGGYTSARAILRHPDVYKVAFSTAGIHNLHAIYNGIASITEPPDYGGGLNYRPDHAAIPHNYRELDTALLAGNLRGKLMLVYSDLDENAFPAMTLQLCDALNRANRSYDLLYLPNRTHYFTAEPYLVRRMWDYFVEHLMSETPPLTT, from the coding sequence ATGCAGGCCTGCGCCGGTAATCGATGGCATCTACGGGGGCCCGCAAATGACGGTGACCCCCGAAACTTTTCAGCAGCACGGCGTGCGCTAGGCGGCTATGGGCGCTCTGCACTCGCTGCGCTCGGCTTTGCGGTGGTGGTTGTTGACGGACGCGGTACACCGCTACGTTCAAAAGCCTTTTCTGATGCCGGTTACCTTGCGTTCGCAGACACCTGTCTTGATGATCATGTGGCGGTGCTGCGCCAGCTTTGTGGGCGGGACCCGGCACTCGATGGGGAGCGCATCGGCATCTATGGGCATAGTTTCGGCGGATACACTTCGGCGCGCGCAATTTTGCGCCACCCGGATGTCTATAAAGTGGCCTTCTCTACCGCGGGTATTCATAATCTTCATGCCATTTACAATGGCATTGCCAGCATAACGGAACCACCTGATTATGGCGGCGGCCTAAACTACCGACCGGACCATGCTGCTATCCCACATAATTACCGCGAGCTTGATACTGCACTTCTAGCCGGAAATCTGCGCGGCAAACTCATGCTGGTATATAGTGACTTGGATGAGAATGCCTTTCCTGCGATGACGCTCCAACTCTGTGACGCGCTAAACCGGGCCAATCGCAGTTACGACCTGCTTTATCTCCCAAACCGTACGCATTACTTCACCGCGGAACCTTACCTTGTGCGCAGGATGTGGGATTATTTCGTTGAGCATCTGATGAGCGAAACGCCCCCCTTAACTACATGA